One window of the Cydia splendana chromosome 18, ilCydSple1.2, whole genome shotgun sequence genome contains the following:
- the LOC134799637 gene encoding uncharacterized protein LOC134799637, which produces MGNKQLNKKKTSRKRQLGRFQQTMELTKRRKLDNFTAEHDTISLDYIELQNMEMESPISSTTDIQSNDEATGSNILNPRIAQVDDTYRVPSILEEEDTHELQISFNVEEELPDKTVGRRIVAVSYHSIRFLAFYPIKDCMETIYINIAESEMHM; this is translated from the exons atgggtaacaagcaattgaataaaaagaagacatctcgaaaaagacaactcggaagattccaacaaacaatggaactaac gaaaagaagaaaattgGATAATTTCACAGCCGAACATGATACTATATCTTTAGACTACATCGA actgcaaaatatggaaatggaatctccgatttcatcaaccactgacattcaaagtaacga TGAGGCGACCGGCTCAAACATTTTGAACCCACGCATTGCACAGGTGGATGACACTTATCGGGTTCCTAGTATATTAGAGGAAGAAGATACCCATGAG ttacaaATATCGTTCAATGTGGAAGAAGAGCTTCCTGACAAAACCGTCGGTCGAAGAATTGTCGCAGTTAGTTACCATTCGATTCGATTCCTCGCATTTTATCCAATAAAAGATTGTAtggaaactatatacataaac